One genomic region from Saprospiraceae bacterium encodes:
- a CDS encoding cell division protein ZapA, translated as MKTLQVMIEGRNYSLQVSEQDAPSMQKIVDEVNETLKSLHISFPNKDRQDCMAMALLTVAVKLYESRAESISPEVQDKLDTMEHMLDEVLTH; from the coding sequence ATGAAAACACTACAAGTCATGATCGAAGGTCGTAACTACTCACTACAAGTCAGTGAGCAAGATGCCCCGTCGATGCAAAAGATTGTAGATGAAGTCAATGAGACCCTTAAATCGCTGCATATTTCATTTCCCAATAAAGATCGCCAGGATTGTATGGCCATGGCCTTACTGACCGTAGCGGTAAAACTGTATGAATCCAGGGCAGAAAGTATCTCGCCCGAAGTCCAGGATAAACTGGATACCATGGAGCACATGCTGGATGAGGTCCTGACTCATTGA
- a CDS encoding phenylalanine--tRNA ligase subunit beta, whose product MNISLNWLKEFLTIHQSPAELAETLTNLGLAVDGYADYESIPGGLKGVVVGKIIECHKHPNADRLSLTKVDIGAGDLLHIVCGAPNVAAGQTVLVATIGCTLYTIKGDKIEIKKGKIRGEVSEGMICASDELGLGEDHSGIMVLEDHYSAGTPASDIYKVYTDTIFEVDLTPNRSDATSHMGVAKDLAAYYAIHHPDQGGWIARPDITLDAPSDTRAATIVLEDEKACPRYTGITLTDVTIAESPSWLKDKLKAIGVRAINNVVDITNYILHGYGQPLHAFDLDQVEAGQDLAPVIRVRRLPAGTRFVTLDGIDRTLHQDDLMICNSQAQPLCIAGVFGGLHSGITGKTKNIFLESAHFNASSIRRTSMRQVLRTDAATRYEKGTDPNLTVRAIHEAAHLIMTLAGGKLGSRVIDQYPRVVEPAVINVSPDKVRAVIGQSISDERILQILHALEMQPEMIANDQIRVKVPTNKADVKRDIDVIEEILRIHGFNNVPMPAKMEVSFAISSEASKKQQLVETTASLLCHQGFHEMMGLSLMESRVVTGSGFDTKDLVSINNTSNVHLDVMRPDMLRSGLSALQYNQNRQQSDLKLFEFGKTYLPRPNDSWPFAEQDYLSIFVSGAVSPPHWQLKENKEAFFYLKGLVDQLLRLWGVTKAQFEEVPHPDLNQSQEVKIGPKALLHFGRLSPELAKKFDLRGEVYYAQVDMLTLWQHLKNLQTEKVVAPGKFPSVRRDLAVIVDKTVRWADISTVLKSIKSNHLKTFDLFDVFEQEERLGKDKKSLAISLIFENPNQTLTENELEKSMALIQDKLREKTGATLR is encoded by the coding sequence ATGAATATATCACTTAATTGGCTCAAAGAATTTTTGACTATACATCAATCACCTGCCGAGCTGGCAGAGACCTTGACCAATCTTGGCCTCGCCGTGGATGGGTATGCTGACTACGAGAGTATACCAGGAGGCTTGAAGGGAGTAGTAGTCGGTAAAATAATCGAATGTCATAAGCATCCCAATGCAGACCGTCTTTCCTTGACCAAAGTCGACATCGGAGCAGGTGACTTGCTACACATCGTCTGTGGTGCCCCAAATGTCGCTGCCGGCCAGACGGTGCTCGTCGCCACGATCGGCTGCACTTTGTATACCATCAAAGGGGACAAAATAGAGATCAAAAAGGGGAAAATCAGGGGAGAGGTATCAGAAGGCATGATTTGTGCATCAGATGAGCTCGGACTGGGAGAGGATCACAGCGGTATCATGGTATTAGAAGACCACTATTCCGCCGGCACACCGGCTAGTGATATATATAAGGTATACACGGACACTATTTTTGAAGTAGACCTCACACCCAATCGATCTGATGCCACCAGTCATATGGGCGTAGCCAAAGATCTGGCCGCTTATTATGCCATTCATCATCCTGATCAGGGAGGATGGATCGCGCGGCCTGACATCACCTTGGATGCTCCATCGGATACACGGGCTGCCACCATTGTGCTGGAAGATGAAAAAGCCTGCCCCCGATACACCGGCATCACGCTTACCGATGTGACCATCGCTGAGTCACCATCATGGCTCAAGGACAAACTCAAAGCGATAGGTGTAAGAGCCATCAACAATGTAGTCGATATCACCAATTATATACTGCACGGCTATGGACAACCACTGCATGCTTTTGATCTGGACCAGGTAGAAGCCGGTCAGGACCTGGCTCCGGTCATCCGGGTCAGGCGTCTACCTGCCGGTACCAGGTTTGTGACCCTGGATGGCATTGATCGAACCTTGCACCAGGATGACCTCATGATTTGTAATAGCCAGGCTCAACCTTTATGTATCGCTGGTGTATTTGGTGGCCTTCATTCGGGTATCACGGGAAAAACCAAAAACATATTTTTAGAAAGCGCTCACTTCAATGCTTCCTCCATACGGCGCACCAGTATGCGACAAGTACTGCGGACAGATGCTGCTACACGGTATGAAAAAGGGACCGATCCTAATCTAACTGTACGGGCTATCCATGAAGCTGCACACCTGATCATGACGCTGGCTGGAGGCAAATTGGGCTCCCGGGTGATCGATCAGTACCCCCGGGTGGTGGAGCCGGCTGTGATCAATGTATCTCCTGACAAAGTGAGGGCAGTCATAGGCCAATCCATCTCGGATGAGCGCATTCTCCAAATACTCCACGCTCTCGAGATGCAACCAGAAATGATCGCTAATGATCAGATTAGAGTCAAAGTGCCTACCAATAAAGCAGATGTAAAGAGGGACATCGATGTGATCGAAGAGATCCTGAGGATCCATGGATTTAATAATGTACCTATGCCCGCCAAGATGGAGGTATCCTTTGCGATATCGTCTGAAGCCAGCAAAAAGCAACAATTGGTGGAAACCACGGCATCCTTGCTGTGTCATCAGGGATTTCATGAGATGATGGGGCTGTCCTTGATGGAATCGAGAGTGGTCACCGGCTCAGGCTTTGACACCAAAGACCTGGTATCTATCAATAATACCAGCAATGTGCACCTTGATGTCATGCGGCCAGATATGCTGCGCAGCGGCCTGAGTGCTTTGCAATACAATCAAAACCGGCAGCAATCCGACCTGAAACTATTCGAGTTTGGCAAAACTTATCTACCCAGACCCAATGATTCCTGGCCATTTGCGGAGCAGGATTATTTGTCCATTTTTGTTTCAGGTGCGGTCAGCCCACCTCATTGGCAATTAAAAGAAAATAAAGAAGCCTTTTTCTACCTCAAGGGACTGGTAGACCAATTGTTACGATTATGGGGAGTGACCAAAGCCCAATTTGAAGAAGTACCTCATCCTGATTTGAATCAGAGCCAGGAGGTCAAAATTGGTCCAAAGGCCTTGCTGCACTTTGGGCGTCTTTCCCCCGAACTGGCCAAAAAATTTGACCTCAGGGGAGAGGTATATTATGCACAGGTCGATATGCTCACCTTGTGGCAACACCTGAAAAATCTCCAAACTGAAAAAGTAGTTGCCCCCGGCAAATTTCCAAGCGTCCGAAGGGACCTGGCTGTCATCGTAGATAAAACGGTCAGATGGGCGGATATTTCCACCGTACTAAAGTCAATTAAATCTAATCACCTGAAGACCTTCGACCTTTTTGATGTGTTTGAGCAGGAGGAGCGGTTAGGAAAAGACAAAAAATCTTTGGCAATAAGCCTTATATTTGAAAATCCAAATCAGACCCTTACGGAGAATGAATTGGAAAAATCAATGGCCTTGATCCAGGATAAGCTGAGGGAAAAAACCGGAGCTACTTTGAGATAG